From a single Larus michahellis chromosome 18, bLarMic1.1, whole genome shotgun sequence genomic region:
- the LOC141732544 gene encoding feather beta keratin-like — protein MSCYNHCLPCGPTPLANSCNEPCVRQCQNSTVFIEPPAVVVTLPGPILSSFPQNTVVGSSTSAAVGSILSCDGVPITSGCCDLSGISRRYSGRRCLPC, from the coding sequence atgtcctgctacaaccactgcctgccctgtggccccaccccactggccaacagctgcaatgagccctgtgtcaggcagtgccagaactccactgTCTTCattgagcctcctgctgtggtggtgaccctgcccggccccatcctcagctccttcccacagaacaccgttgtgggatcctccacctccgctgccgttggcagcatcctcagctgtgatggagtgcccatcacctctgggtgctgtgacctctctggcatttccagacGCTACAGTGGCAGAAGGTGCCTCCCCTGCTAA
- the LOC141732616 gene encoding feather keratin Cos1-1/Cos1-3/Cos2-1-like, whose protein sequence is MSCYNRCLPCRPCGPTPLANSCNEPCVRQCQNSTVVIEPSPVVVTLPGPILSSFPQNTVVGSSTSAAVGSILSCDGVPITSGCCDLSGISSRYCGRRSLL, encoded by the coding sequence atgtcctgctacaaccggtgcctgccctgccggccctgtggcccaacacctctggccaacagctgcaatgagccctgcgtcaggcagtgccagaactccaccgttgtcatcgagccctctcccgtggtggtgaccctgcctggccccatcctcagctccttcccacagaacaccgttgtgggatcctccacctccgctgccgttggcagcatcctcagctgtgatggagtgcccatcacctctgggtgctgtgacctctctggcatttccagccgctactGTGGAAGAAGGTCCCTCCTCTGA